A stretch of the Argentina anserina chromosome 6, drPotAnse1.1, whole genome shotgun sequence genome encodes the following:
- the LOC126796806 gene encoding vegetative cell wall protein gp1-like encodes MPADIEIPISSASPSPYSEPPESGGVDSPVPSDNASEYSPPPQPYIDAPAPEKEAEQLNISPDYSPSPAPYFTQYPSPPPYVEVEAPEVYEAYTPTLAPAPEPSSVFGSEPLSDTDPGSPDSEMAPDPTVLPSNYRAEDDSIDFDDEYYSSEQSKNRVTMVGFVLGAVCVVGLAGILFNKKKNNKSNAEYDYELAKREDL; translated from the coding sequence ATGCCGGCAGACATTGAGATTCCGATCTCTTCTGCATCTCCATCTCCTTATTCCGAGCCTCCTGAAAGTGGTGGAGTAGATTCTCCGGTCCCTTCAGATAATGCATCGGAATATTCTCCGCCACCACAGCCTTATATCGATGCCCCAGCCCCTGAAAAAGAAGCAGAGCAGCTTAATATCTCTCCAGACTACTCTCCATCCCCTGCTCCTTACTTCACCCAATACCCTTCTCCACCCCCTTACGTTGAAGTTGAGGCTCCAGAAGTCTACGAGGCTTACACTCCAACTCTAGCACCAGCACCTGAACCATCTTCTGTGTTCGGATCCGAGCCATTGTCGGATACTGACCCTGGTTCTCCTGATTCTGAAATGGCTCCTGACCCTACTGTATTGCCGTCCAACTATAGAGCAGAGGACGATAGTATTGATTTTGACGACGAGTATTATAGTTCGGAGCAGAGTAAGAACAGGGTAACAATGGTTGGTTTTGTGCTTGGTGCTGTCTGTGTGGTTGGATTGGCGGGTATTCTGTTcaataagaagaaaaataacaaGTCAAACGCAGAGTATGATTACGAATTGGCTAAGAGAGAGGATCTCTGA